In a genomic window of Streptomyces sp. SJL17-4:
- a CDS encoding family 2 encapsulin nanocompartment cargo protein terpene cyclase, which yields MPEPGPSPLQSSLPTAAAHFGIHVLGRAADPTDTAGAAALTAVAAAATAVATAPGGAPVPVAATASVVAPAVVAAPAPPNGTAVTAPSAGTTPSAGTAVTAPPVPEPGFVLPGPTGLGTAGLSLARREAAPEPPAPPVPAAPVEGRPIPGLYFHPVPEPDPVRVDEVSRRIKSWALDEVQLYPEDWEGEFDGFSVGRYMVACHPDAPTVEHLMLATRLMVAENAVDDCYCEDHGGSPIGLGGRLLLAHTALDPLHTTTEYQPLWAESLHEDAPRRAYRSAMEYFVNRSTPSQADRFRHDMARLHMGYLAEAAWAETGHMPEVWEYLAMRQFNNFRPCPTITDTVGGYELPADLHAQPAMQRVLALAGNATTIVNDLYSYMKELDSPGTHLNLPVVIAEREGVSDREGYLKAVEVHNDLMRDFEAEAAALAAACPVPTVQRFLRGVAVWVDGNHYWHQTNTYRYSLPDFW from the coding sequence ATGCCCGAACCCGGGCCTTCCCCTCTGCAGTCGAGCCTGCCCACCGCCGCCGCCCACTTCGGGATCCATGTCCTCGGACGGGCGGCAGATCCGACCGACACGGCCGGGGCGGCCGCTCTCACGGCCGTTGCCGCTGCCGCGACCGCTGTCGCCACCGCGCCAGGGGGCGCTCCCGTGCCCGTGGCCGCCACCGCGTCCGTGGTCGCCCCCGCCGTCGTGGCCGCTCCCGCGCCGCCGAACGGAACCGCCGTGACCGCGCCGTCGGCCGGCACCACGCCGTCGGCCGGCACCGCCGTGACCGCGCCGCCGGTCCCCGAGCCGGGATTCGTCCTGCCCGGGCCCACCGGGCTCGGCACGGCGGGACTGTCCCTGGCCCGGCGCGAGGCGGCGCCCGAGCCGCCCGCGCCCCCGGTGCCCGCGGCACCGGTGGAGGGCCGGCCGATCCCGGGCCTCTACTTCCACCCCGTACCCGAACCCGACCCCGTACGGGTGGACGAGGTCAGCCGCAGGATCAAGTCCTGGGCGCTCGACGAGGTGCAGCTCTACCCCGAGGACTGGGAGGGCGAGTTCGACGGATTCTCCGTCGGGCGCTACATGGTCGCGTGCCACCCCGACGCCCCGACCGTCGAGCACCTGATGCTCGCCACGCGCCTGATGGTCGCCGAGAACGCCGTCGACGACTGCTACTGCGAGGACCACGGCGGCTCGCCCATCGGCCTCGGCGGACGACTCCTCCTCGCGCACACCGCCCTGGACCCCCTCCACACGACGACGGAGTACCAGCCGCTCTGGGCGGAGTCGCTCCACGAGGACGCCCCGCGGCGCGCCTACCGCTCCGCCATGGAGTACTTCGTCAACCGGTCGACCCCCTCCCAGGCCGACCGGTTCCGGCACGACATGGCCCGGCTGCACATGGGGTACCTCGCCGAGGCCGCCTGGGCCGAGACGGGCCACATGCCGGAGGTGTGGGAGTACCTGGCGATGCGGCAGTTCAACAACTTCCGCCCCTGCCCCACCATCACCGACACCGTCGGCGGCTACGAACTCCCGGCGGACCTGCACGCCCAGCCGGCCATGCAGCGCGTCCTCGCGCTCGCCGGGAACGCGACCACCATCGTGAACGACCTGTACTCGTACATGAAGGAACTCGACAGCCCCGGCACCCACCTGAACCTGCCCGTGGTGATCGCCGAACGCGAAGGCGTCTCCGACCGCGAGGGCTATCTGAAGGCCGTCGAGGTCCACAACGACCTCATGCGTGACTTCGAGGCCGAGGCCGCCGCCCTCGCCGCCGCCTGCCCCGTCCCGACCGTGCAGCGCTTCCTGCGGGGCGTGGCCGTGTGGGTCGACGGCAACCACTACTGGCACCAGACCAACACCTATCGCTACAGCCTGCCCGATTTCTGGTAA
- a CDS encoding geranyl diphosphate 2-C-methyltransferase, with amino-acid sequence MTSTEYTTVNGTSAFVPSPATPYQGDIARYWNSEARPVNLRLGDVDGLYHHHYGIGAVDHAALGDTEDSEYEKKLITELHRLESAQAEVLLDNLGAIGREDTLVDAGCGRGGSSVMAHQRFGCKVEGVTLSSTQADFGNKRAKELGIDDHVHAQVCNMLDTPFEKGSIAASWNNESSMYVDLDDLFAEHSRFLKVGGRYVTITGCWNPRYGQPSKWVSQINAHFECNIHSRREYLRAMADNRLVPQAVIDLTPDTLPYWELRATSSLVTGIEEAFINSYKDGSFQYVLIAADRV; translated from the coding sequence GTGACCAGCACCGAGTACACCACCGTCAACGGCACCTCCGCGTTCGTCCCGTCCCCGGCGACGCCGTACCAGGGTGACATCGCCCGTTACTGGAACAGCGAGGCCAGGCCCGTCAACCTGCGCCTGGGCGACGTCGACGGGCTCTACCACCACCACTACGGCATCGGCGCCGTCGACCACGCCGCCCTCGGGGACACCGAGGACAGCGAGTACGAGAAGAAGCTGATCACCGAACTGCACCGGCTGGAGTCCGCGCAGGCCGAGGTCCTCCTGGACAACCTCGGAGCCATCGGGCGGGAGGACACCCTCGTGGACGCCGGCTGTGGCCGCGGCGGTTCGAGCGTCATGGCCCACCAGCGCTTCGGCTGCAAGGTCGAGGGCGTCACCCTTTCCTCCACGCAGGCCGATTTCGGCAACAAGCGCGCGAAGGAGCTCGGCATCGACGACCACGTCCATGCCCAGGTCTGCAACATGCTGGACACCCCGTTCGAGAAGGGCAGCATCGCCGCCTCGTGGAACAACGAGTCGAGCATGTACGTCGACCTCGACGACCTCTTCGCCGAGCACTCCCGCTTCCTCAAGGTCGGCGGCCGCTACGTGACCATCACCGGCTGCTGGAACCCGCGGTACGGCCAGCCCTCGAAGTGGGTCTCCCAGATCAACGCGCACTTCGAGTGCAACATCCACTCCCGCCGCGAGTACCTGCGCGCGATGGCCGACAACCGTCTCGTCCCGCAGGCCGTCATCGACCTGACGCCGGACACCCTGCCCTACTGGGAGCTGCGCGCCACGTCGTCCCTGGTCACCGGCATCGAGGAGGCGTTCATCAACTCCTACAAGGACGGCTCCTTCCAGTACGTCCTGATCGCGGCCGACCGGGTCTGA